Proteins encoded by one window of Kribbella italica:
- a CDS encoding glutathione peroxidase — protein MTTVYDFSAKRIEGNEQSLADFRDQVLLVVNTASQCSQTPQYTGLQKLYKGYRKQGFSVLGFPCDQFGHQEPGDENEIANFCSTIYHVTFPMFAKIDVNGSKTLPLYNWLKREAGGLLGGRIKWNFTKFLIGRDGVVIARYAPTATPEKLADKVEAALAMPAPSRQQESGD, from the coding sequence ATGACGACTGTCTATGACTTCAGCGCCAAACGGATCGAAGGCAATGAACAGTCTCTTGCCGACTTCCGTGACCAGGTGCTCCTGGTGGTGAACACGGCATCGCAGTGCAGCCAGACCCCGCAGTACACGGGTCTGCAGAAGCTCTACAAGGGATACCGGAAACAAGGCTTTTCGGTGCTGGGCTTCCCCTGCGACCAGTTCGGCCACCAGGAGCCGGGCGACGAGAACGAGATCGCGAACTTCTGCTCGACGATCTATCACGTGACGTTCCCGATGTTCGCCAAGATCGACGTGAACGGGTCCAAGACCCTGCCGCTGTACAACTGGCTCAAGCGCGAGGCCGGCGGGCTGCTCGGGGGGCGGATCAAATGGAACTTCACCAAGTTCCTGATCGGCCGCGACGGGGTGGTGATCGCCCGCTACGCACCGACCGCGACACCGGAAAAGCTGGCAGACAAGGTCGAAGCGGCACTTGCGATGCCGGCGCCCAGTCGCCAGCAGGAGTCCGGGGACTGA
- the lexA gene encoding transcriptional repressor LexA has translation MARTSGSSKGSGSSKDSGTARGATEPTVSELPDGPADATGLTPRQRRVLDVIRDSVDSRGYPPSMREIGEKVGLTSSSSVSHQLRVLEQKGLLRRDPNRPRAIEVRYPGEVADAARRGSLGSVRQTSYDETGAGDAHPAAVYVPVVGQIAAGNPILAEQDIEEVFPLPKAMVGEGTLFMLKVKGESMIEAAICDGDWVVVRQEQTAENGDIVAAMIDGEATVKTFKKTANEIWLLPHNPAFEPIDGHDATILGKVVTVLRRV, from the coding sequence ATGGCCAGGACGAGCGGTTCCAGCAAGGGCAGCGGTTCGAGCAAGGACAGCGGCACCGCCCGCGGCGCCACCGAGCCGACCGTTTCCGAGCTGCCCGACGGCCCGGCCGACGCGACCGGCCTGACTCCGCGCCAGCGCCGGGTGCTGGACGTCATCCGTGACTCCGTCGACAGCCGGGGGTACCCGCCCTCGATGCGCGAGATCGGCGAGAAGGTCGGCCTGACCAGTTCCTCCTCGGTCTCCCATCAGCTGCGCGTGCTGGAGCAGAAGGGCCTGCTGCGCCGCGACCCGAACCGGCCACGCGCCATCGAGGTCCGCTATCCGGGCGAAGTCGCCGACGCGGCGCGTCGCGGTTCGCTGGGCTCGGTCCGGCAGACGTCGTACGACGAGACCGGCGCCGGCGACGCGCACCCGGCCGCGGTGTACGTGCCGGTGGTCGGCCAGATCGCCGCCGGAAACCCGATCCTGGCCGAGCAGGACATCGAGGAGGTCTTCCCGTTGCCCAAGGCAATGGTCGGCGAGGGCACGCTGTTCATGCTGAAGGTCAAGGGTGAGTCGATGATCGAGGCGGCGATCTGCGACGGCGACTGGGTGGTCGTGCGCCAGGAGCAGACCGCGGAGAACGGTGACATCGTCGCCGCCATGATCGACGGCGAGGCGACGGTGAAGACGTTCAAGAAGACCGCGAACGAGATCTGGCTGCTGCCGCACAACCCGGCGTTCGAGCCGATCGACGGCCACGACGCGACCATTCTCGGAAAGGTCGTAACAGTTCTGCGGCGTGTCTGA
- a CDS encoding LysM peptidoglycan-binding domain-containing protein → MSTTALETTSAPEVGVPPVVPVVPRRHRIDGTTTDRLTVRACSGPDLEPRPQLRVHRPAGRQQVAEIEPSALQLTRRGRAVLTTLSVLIFGAAIAVLGLRVAGALEPEPQFTRTVQVQVGAGDTLWSIAQTTNPSDNPAAVVEQIADLNNLRTAADVVPGQLIDVPVR, encoded by the coding sequence ATGAGCACAACGGCTCTGGAAACAACAAGTGCGCCGGAAGTGGGCGTTCCTCCCGTCGTGCCCGTGGTCCCGCGCCGTCACCGCATCGACGGGACGACGACCGACCGGCTGACGGTGCGCGCCTGCTCCGGCCCTGACCTCGAGCCGCGGCCGCAGCTCCGCGTCCACCGCCCGGCGGGCCGGCAGCAGGTCGCCGAGATCGAGCCGTCGGCCCTGCAACTCACCCGCCGTGGGCGCGCGGTGCTCACCACCCTGTCGGTGCTGATCTTCGGCGCGGCCATCGCCGTACTGGGCCTGCGTGTCGCCGGAGCACTCGAACCGGAGCCGCAGTTCACCAGGACCGTCCAGGTGCAGGTCGGCGCGGGCGACACCCTGTGGTCGATCGCCCAGACCACCAACCCCTCGGACAACCCCGCCGCCGTCGTCGAGCAGATCGCCGACCTCAACAACCTCCGCACCGCCGCCGACGTCGTCCCCGGCCAACTGATCGACGTCCCCGTCCGCTAG
- a CDS encoding ATP-binding protein, giving the protein MGSEPGGLTRFFGRADELARLRALVADTRLVTVAGPPGSGKTRLAVELAAGFECVWLVELALVPDERAVVGAMALALGVPEQPGESTTEALLTALSDRTAVVVLDNCEHVVGATTRLVRRILLDCPSVRFLATSRVPLGIPGEQLYRLPGLDDEAAVELFADRAGLVAGHTDAGEPARQICRRLDGLPLAIELVATWNRVLSPPEILDRLDALLPQSQGVGSCDRQRTMAATAEWSRRLLPADARLLFDRLSVFIGGFDLRAAEAVAQLGPELLASLTVLVDHSLVLAEPVAAGPTRYRMLEPLRRYGETTLAARGEADLVRQRHAEYFLSVARRCDARLRGADRSAGLIELQRETGNLLAAADWARSQPSDLALQLSTVLAYFWEHRGRINGARGRLEALLDRGGGDPRLRSAALARVGRLAWRQRDYPAARTAYQESLSLARRFGDELDTARGLRNLALVESTTGNTARAEELCTQSIALFGEHDDEQGKGWALTVLGLAKYEDGDWQGGRHCYRRALIASQSTGAVALGVTARLGTAFAAAVTGDVAEHRRQLGSVIDDLRAGDGLVEDPDWLWAATSLAAAEDRVLSALRLAGAAERFGRRGGRMPATMTAHCRAVVDRLRAEVGADTATRLMAEGAALPSRRLMAHALALPTPADRPLTDREREVAGLTGEGLTNEEIAASLCISRRTVESHLEHIRQKLDLTSRYQLMAWALRRSG; this is encoded by the coding sequence TTGGGCTCTGAGCCCGGTGGACTGACGCGGTTCTTCGGGCGAGCGGACGAGTTGGCGCGGCTGCGTGCACTGGTCGCCGACACTCGGCTGGTCACCGTGGCCGGTCCGCCGGGCAGCGGGAAGACGCGCCTGGCCGTGGAGCTCGCCGCCGGGTTCGAGTGCGTCTGGCTGGTCGAGCTGGCCTTGGTGCCGGACGAGCGTGCGGTCGTGGGCGCGATGGCGTTGGCCCTCGGCGTACCGGAGCAACCTGGCGAGTCCACAACCGAGGCCTTGCTGACCGCGCTGTCCGATCGCACAGCAGTGGTCGTTCTCGACAACTGCGAGCACGTCGTCGGCGCGACGACGCGACTGGTCCGCCGGATTCTGCTCGACTGTCCGTCCGTACGGTTCCTCGCGACCAGCCGGGTGCCGTTGGGGATTCCCGGGGAACAGCTGTACCGGCTGCCCGGGCTGGACGACGAGGCGGCCGTCGAGCTGTTCGCCGATCGCGCCGGGCTGGTCGCCGGCCACACTGACGCAGGCGAACCCGCGCGGCAGATCTGCCGTCGGTTGGACGGACTCCCCCTCGCCATCGAGCTGGTCGCCACCTGGAACCGCGTCCTGTCGCCGCCAGAGATTCTCGACCGGCTGGACGCGTTGCTGCCGCAGTCGCAGGGCGTCGGCAGCTGCGACCGGCAGCGGACGATGGCGGCGACGGCCGAGTGGAGCCGCCGTCTGCTCCCCGCCGACGCACGTCTCCTCTTCGATCGGCTGTCGGTCTTCATCGGCGGCTTCGACCTGCGGGCCGCCGAAGCTGTTGCCCAGCTGGGCCCGGAGCTGCTCGCTTCCCTCACGGTCCTCGTCGACCATTCGCTCGTCCTGGCCGAGCCGGTAGCCGCCGGCCCGACTAGGTACCGAATGCTCGAACCCCTCCGCCGGTACGGCGAAACGACGCTCGCGGCACGCGGCGAGGCGGACCTCGTCCGGCAGCGACACGCCGAGTACTTCCTGTCCGTGGCCCGCCGCTGCGACGCCCGTCTGCGGGGCGCCGACCGTTCGGCCGGCCTGATCGAGCTGCAACGCGAAACGGGCAACCTGCTGGCCGCCGCCGACTGGGCCCGATCGCAGCCCAGCGACCTGGCGCTCCAGCTGAGCACGGTCCTGGCGTACTTCTGGGAGCACCGCGGACGGATCAACGGCGCCCGCGGCCGGCTCGAGGCGTTGCTCGACCGTGGCGGCGGCGATCCGCGGCTCCGCTCGGCCGCGCTGGCCCGGGTCGGCCGGCTCGCCTGGCGCCAGCGGGACTACCCGGCCGCGCGTACGGCGTACCAGGAGAGTTTGTCGCTGGCTCGCAGGTTCGGTGACGAGCTGGACACCGCACGCGGGCTCCGCAACCTCGCCCTGGTCGAGAGCACGACGGGTAACACGGCTCGGGCCGAGGAGCTCTGCACCCAGAGCATCGCGCTGTTCGGCGAGCACGACGACGAGCAGGGCAAGGGCTGGGCCCTCACCGTGCTCGGCCTCGCGAAGTACGAGGACGGCGACTGGCAAGGTGGGCGGCACTGCTACCGGCGAGCACTGATCGCCAGCCAGTCCACGGGAGCCGTCGCGCTCGGCGTCACTGCCAGACTCGGTACGGCGTTCGCTGCCGCTGTGACGGGTGATGTCGCGGAGCACCGGCGGCAACTGGGGTCGGTGATCGACGATCTCCGCGCGGGCGACGGGCTGGTCGAGGATCCGGACTGGCTCTGGGCGGCCACTTCACTGGCCGCGGCCGAGGACCGGGTGCTGAGTGCGCTGCGGCTCGCCGGGGCGGCCGAACGGTTCGGCCGGCGAGGTGGTCGGATGCCCGCCACGATGACGGCGCATTGCCGGGCTGTCGTGGATCGCCTGCGTGCGGAAGTGGGGGCCGACACGGCCACTCGGCTGATGGCCGAAGGAGCCGCACTGCCGTCCCGTCGGCTGATGGCGCACGCGCTTGCTCTTCCCACGCCGGCCGATCGCCCGCTCACCGACCGGGAACGCGAGGTCGCCGGGCTGACCGGCGAGGGCCTCACCAACGAGGAGATCGCGGCCTCGCTGTGCATCTCGCGGCGGACGGTGGAGTCGCACCTCGAACACATCCGGCAGAAGCTCGACCTGACCAGCCGCTACCAGCTGATGGCCTGGGCGCTGCGAAGATCCGGGTGA
- a CDS encoding class I SAM-dependent methyltransferase — MTAGALVDHADGMDKEYLFDTSSDLGLDHMDYLATVLDGPTTRFLDALGVQPGQRCLDLGAGGGSITRWLADRTGPTGQVVAVDIATDHLVEGPGVEVYQHDITTGLPVEGPFDLIHARLVLLHLPQREQVFDLLVNALAPGGWLVLGDCSERPLSVVAAPTPEDRAVWERMMHVSHDLLGAARGIDLSWAHTVQGRMEEAGLLNVHGIEYSETARGGSAGSLLHLNLNQQAEPLLLELGATPADMARYRELLLDPGFRAWFYQFVCNAGQRSR; from the coding sequence ATGACCGCGGGGGCGCTGGTCGACCACGCTGACGGGATGGACAAGGAATATCTCTTCGACACCAGTTCGGACCTCGGCCTCGACCACATGGACTATCTGGCCACGGTGCTGGACGGGCCCACGACTCGCTTTCTCGACGCGCTCGGCGTACAACCTGGTCAGCGCTGCCTCGATCTGGGCGCGGGCGGCGGCTCGATCACCCGCTGGCTGGCCGACCGGACCGGGCCGACCGGCCAGGTCGTCGCGGTCGACATCGCGACGGACCACCTGGTCGAAGGGCCGGGCGTCGAGGTCTATCAGCACGACATCACGACCGGCCTGCCGGTGGAGGGTCCGTTCGATCTGATCCACGCCCGGCTAGTGCTGCTGCACCTGCCGCAGCGAGAGCAGGTGTTCGACCTGCTGGTCAACGCGCTCGCGCCAGGCGGCTGGCTGGTGCTGGGCGACTGCAGCGAGCGGCCACTGTCCGTCGTCGCAGCGCCGACGCCGGAGGACCGGGCGGTGTGGGAGCGGATGATGCACGTGTCCCACGACCTACTGGGCGCAGCCCGCGGGATCGATCTCAGCTGGGCCCACACGGTCCAGGGCCGGATGGAGGAGGCCGGACTGCTGAACGTCCACGGGATCGAGTACTCCGAGACTGCTCGGGGTGGTAGCGCGGGTTCGCTGTTGCATCTCAATCTCAACCAACAGGCCGAGCCGCTCCTGCTGGAGCTCGGCGCGACCCCGGCCGACATGGCTCGCTACCGGGAGTTGCTCCTGGATCCGGGGTTCCGCGCGTGGTTCTACCAGTTCGTCTGCAACGCGGGACAACGGTCGAGGTAG